One genomic region from Rosa rugosa chromosome 1, drRosRugo1.1, whole genome shotgun sequence encodes:
- the LOC133724318 gene encoding probable LRR receptor-like serine/threonine-protein kinase At1g56130 isoform X2, with protein MSGTASPSVLVLFLCISGVAQAQVSAPTPAPQPQATNATTDPSQARVLNSVFEKWNIRANPKQWNTTGDPCSGAAIDSTSHSTKFDDPAYNPFIICDCSYQSGTICHITQLKVQDLEVVGVIPDELWSLTSLTNLNLERNCLTGPLSAAIANLTGLQYFTIGINDLSGEIPKEIGQLTELRSLSFGRNNFSGSLPSELGNLFKLQQLYVSSCGVSGEIPPTFANLQNLEFFWARDVELSGRIPDFIGNLSKLTSLRFQGNSFEGPIPFAFSNLTSIKELHISDLSNANGSSSLAFIENMKALSILVLRNNNISDSIPSDFGLYQSLSQLDLSFNNLTGQIPDSLFNLSSLSILFLGNNKLNGTLPEYKTASLLNIKSLKYNLLGSGGHMEKMRDLSYNYLDGSIPSWVKEEKLQLNLVANNFSIESLQSSGLPSGLACLQRNFPCNRGPAIYYNFGINCGGPEITSSSDGIVYEKENEPLGPASYFVTGTSRWGVSNVGHFAGSTNPQYTSFSLSQFTNTFDSVLFQTARLSASSIRYFGLGLQNGNYTVNLKFAEHVILAATTGKFLGRRLFDIYIQGILVSKNFDILKEAGMSSFGAVQKPYTAHVSENYLEIHLFWAGKGTCCIPERGTYGPAIAAISATPDFIPTVSNSLPTSKKNRTGLIVGIVVVGGVILVLLFVAFYLIQRRKRSDPDDDEELYGIDVGPLTFSYPELKTATNDFDEAHKLGEGGFGPVYRGTLSDGRVIAVKQLSAASHQGKNQFVTEIATISAVQHNNLVKLYGFCTEGVKRLLVYEYLENNSLDQALFGERRLNLDWSTRFNICLGIARGLTYLHEESRVRIVHRDVKASNILLDTNLIPKISDFGLAKLFDEKKTHISTRVAGTIGYLAPEYAMRGHLTEKTDVFAFGVVALEIVSGRPNSDPSLGEEMTYLLEWAWQLHENRRAVELVDSRLSEFNEEEAQRIIKIGLLCTQTSPMLRPSMSRVVGMLSGDMELTTVTSKPGYLTDWKFDDLTTVTSLTELDGVSIVTNVTDMTTRGTDFSFNNSSATTSIMGQSPPNAIHSMSKNNVDGR; from the exons ATGTCAGGAACTGCTTCCCCATCAGTTTTGGTCTTATTTTTGTGCATCTCTGGTGTAGCACAAGCTCAAGTTTCTGCTCCTACTCCTGCTCCGCAACCTCAAGCCACTAATGCCACCACTGACCCATCTCAAG CAAGAGTTTTGAATTCAGTGTTTGAGAAATGGAATATTCGGGCCAATCCGAAGCAATGGAACACAACCGGAGACCCATGCAGTGGAGCTGCCATAGACTCCACCAGTCACTCCACCAAATTTGATGACCCCGCTTACAACCCCTTCATCATATGTGACTGCTCTTATCAATCCGGCACCATTTGCCACATTACACAACT GAAAGTTCAGGACCTGGAAGTTGTTGGTGTAATTCCAGACGAGTTATGGAGTTTGACTTCCCTCACCAATCT GAATTTGGAAAGGAATTGCCTGACAGGACCTCTCTCTGCAGCCATTGCAAATCTAACTGGCTTGCAATACTT TACTATTGGCATCAACGATTTATCAGGCGAGATACCAAAAGAAATTGGACAACTTACTGAACTGAGATCATT GTCTTTTGGGAGAAACAACTTTTCGGGTTCTCTGCCATCTGAGCTAgggaatttattcaaattacaACAGCT TTACGTATCGAGTTGTGGAGTTAGCGGTGAGATTCCACCAACTTTTGCTAATCTACAAAACTTGGAGTTTTT TTGGGCTAGAGACGTTGAACTCTCTGGCAGGATACCAGACTTCATAGGGAATTTGTCAAAGCTTACTTCCTT GAGGTTTCAAGGAAACTCTTTCGAAGGTCCTATACCATTTGCATTTTCCAATCTGACATCTATTAAAGAGCT ACACATTAGTGATTTGTCGAATGCCAATGGGAGCTCTTCTCTTGCGTTTATTGAGAATATGAAGGCTCTAAGTATCTT GGTGCTGAGGAATAACAATATTTCTGATTCAATTCCTTCCGATTTTGGATTATACCAAAGTTTGTCTCAGCT GGATTTGAGCTTCAACAATTTAACTGGACAGATACCAGACTCACTCTTTAATTTGAGTTCTCTCTCCATCTT GTTTCTTGGAAACAATAAGTTGAATGGCACCCTTCCCGAGTATAAGACAGCATCTCTTCTCAATAT CAAAAGCCTGAAATATAATCTACTGGGTTCAGGGGGACACATGGAGAAAATGAG AGATTTGTCGTACAATTATCTAGATGGGAGCATTCCTTCTTGggtcaaagaagaaaaattacagCT TAATTTAGTTGCCAACAACTTCAGCATAGAAAGTTTACAGAGCAG TGGTCTTCCTTCAGGGTTGGCTTGCCTTCAAAGAAACTTTCCTTGCAATCGTGGCCCTGCAATCT ATTATAATTTTGGGATTAATTGTGGAGGACCTGAGATTACGTCTTCCTCCGATGGGATTGTGTATGAGAAGGAAAATGAACCCCTTGGACCAGCTTCATATTTTGTGACAGGCACAAGCAGATGGGGAGTTAGCAATGTCGGACATTTCGCTGGCAGTACCAATCCTCAGTATACAAGTTTCTCCTTATCTCAATTCACAAATACTTTTGATTCTGTGCTATTCCAGACTGCAAGGCTCTCTGCTTCATCAATTAGATACTTTGGCTTGGGGCTTCAGAATGGTAACTACACCGTGAACCTCAAGTTTGCAGAACATGTCATTCTGGCTGCTACTACCGGGAAATTTCTTGGGAGACGTCTTTTTGATATTTATATCCAG GGCATTCTGGTATCAAAGAATTTTGATATACTAAAGGAGGCAGGTATGTCATCTTTCGGAGCTGTTCAGAAGCCATACACGGCTCATGTTTCGGAGAACTACCTTGAAATCCATCTCTTTTGGGCTGGAAAGGGGACTTGCTGTATACCTGAGCGGGGTACTTATGGACCTGCTATTGCAGCCATCAGTGCTACACCGG ATTTCATACCTACTGTCAGTAACAGCCTTCCAACTAGTAAGAAGAATAGAACTGGGCTGATTGTTGGGATTGTTGTGGTTGGTGGAGTAATTTTGGTTCTGTTGTTTGTGGCTTTTTATCTTattcaaagaagaaaaaggtcTGACCCTGATGATGACGAAG AGCTGTATGGGATAGATGTTGGACCGCTTACTTTCAGTTATCCTGAACTAAAGACAGCTACAAACGACTTTGATGAAGCTCATAAGCTTGGAGAGGGAGGATTTGGACCTGTCTATAGA GGAACACTTAGTGATGGAAGAGTAATTGCTGTGAAGCAATTGTCTGCAGCATCCCACCAAGGAAAGAACCAGTTTGTAACTGAGATTGCCACTATATCTGCTGTGCAACACAATAACCTCGTAAAGTTGTACGGATTCTGCACTGAGGGAGTTAAACGGCTCCTTGTCTATGAGTATCTGGAGAACAACAGCCTTGATCAAGCATTATTTG GAGAGAGACGTTTAAATCTTGATTGGTCAACACGTTTTAATATATGCTTGGGCATAGCTAGAGGTTTAACTTATCTTCACGAAGAATCAAGGGTTCGAATTGTACACAGAGATGTGAAGGCCAGTAATATTCTGCTTGACACTAATCTCATCCCCAAGATATCGGATTTTGGTTTGGCTAAGCTTTTTGATGAGAAAAAGACCCACATAAGTACCCGTGTTGCGGGAACAAT TGGGTATCTTGCACCGGAATATGCCATGCGTGGACACCTTACAGAGAAGACTGATGTCTTTGCCTTTGGTGTTGTGGCTCTTGAAATTGTCAGTGGTAGGCCAAATTCTGATCCGAGTTTGGGTGAAGAAATGACTTATCTTCTTGAATGG GCTTGGCAATTGCATGAAAACAGACGGGCAGTTGAACTAGTGGACTCTAGATTATCTGAATTCAATGAGGAAGAAGCACAACGAATAATCAAAATAGGACTTTTGTGCACTCAAACATCACCAATGCTGCGACCATCCATGTCCCGTGTAGTGGGAATGCTTTCAGGAGATATGGAATTGACAACAGTAACTTCAAAGCCCGGTTACTTGACAGACTGGAAATTTGATGATTTAACTACAGTCACCAGCCTAACAGAACTGGACGGTGTAAGTATTGTCACCAACGTGACTGATATGACGACTAGAGGAACTGATTTTAGCTTCAACAACTCATCAGCAACTACAAGCATAATGGGGCAATCACCTCCTAATGCCATTCATTCTATGTCTAAAAATAATGTTGATGGTCGGTGA
- the LOC133724318 gene encoding probable LRR receptor-like serine/threonine-protein kinase At1g56130 isoform X1 — protein MSGTASPSVLVLFLCISGVAQAQVSAPTPAPQPQATNATTDPSQARVLNSVFEKWNIRANPKQWNTTGDPCSGAAIDSTSHSTKFDDPAYNPFIICDCSYQSGTICHITQLKVQDLEVVGVIPDELWSLTSLTNLNLERNCLTGPLSAAIANLTGLQYFTIGINDLSGEIPKEIGQLTELRSLSFGRNNFSGSLPSELGNLFKLQQLYVSSCGVSGEIPPTFANLQNLEFFWARDVELSGRIPDFIGNLSKLTSLRFQGNSFEGPIPFAFSNLTSIKELHISDLSNANGSSSLAFIENMKALSILVLRNNNISDSIPSDFGLYQSLSQLDLSFNNLTGQIPDSLFNLSSLSILFLGNNKLNGTLPEYKTASLLNIQIVSLHDVDSYSSKSLKYNLLGSGGHMEKMRDLSYNYLDGSIPSWVKEEKLQLNLVANNFSIESLQSSGLPSGLACLQRNFPCNRGPAIYYNFGINCGGPEITSSSDGIVYEKENEPLGPASYFVTGTSRWGVSNVGHFAGSTNPQYTSFSLSQFTNTFDSVLFQTARLSASSIRYFGLGLQNGNYTVNLKFAEHVILAATTGKFLGRRLFDIYIQGILVSKNFDILKEAGMSSFGAVQKPYTAHVSENYLEIHLFWAGKGTCCIPERGTYGPAIAAISATPDFIPTVSNSLPTSKKNRTGLIVGIVVVGGVILVLLFVAFYLIQRRKRSDPDDDEELYGIDVGPLTFSYPELKTATNDFDEAHKLGEGGFGPVYRGTLSDGRVIAVKQLSAASHQGKNQFVTEIATISAVQHNNLVKLYGFCTEGVKRLLVYEYLENNSLDQALFGERRLNLDWSTRFNICLGIARGLTYLHEESRVRIVHRDVKASNILLDTNLIPKISDFGLAKLFDEKKTHISTRVAGTIGYLAPEYAMRGHLTEKTDVFAFGVVALEIVSGRPNSDPSLGEEMTYLLEWAWQLHENRRAVELVDSRLSEFNEEEAQRIIKIGLLCTQTSPMLRPSMSRVVGMLSGDMELTTVTSKPGYLTDWKFDDLTTVTSLTELDGVSIVTNVTDMTTRGTDFSFNNSSATTSIMGQSPPNAIHSMSKNNVDGR, from the exons ATGTCAGGAACTGCTTCCCCATCAGTTTTGGTCTTATTTTTGTGCATCTCTGGTGTAGCACAAGCTCAAGTTTCTGCTCCTACTCCTGCTCCGCAACCTCAAGCCACTAATGCCACCACTGACCCATCTCAAG CAAGAGTTTTGAATTCAGTGTTTGAGAAATGGAATATTCGGGCCAATCCGAAGCAATGGAACACAACCGGAGACCCATGCAGTGGAGCTGCCATAGACTCCACCAGTCACTCCACCAAATTTGATGACCCCGCTTACAACCCCTTCATCATATGTGACTGCTCTTATCAATCCGGCACCATTTGCCACATTACACAACT GAAAGTTCAGGACCTGGAAGTTGTTGGTGTAATTCCAGACGAGTTATGGAGTTTGACTTCCCTCACCAATCT GAATTTGGAAAGGAATTGCCTGACAGGACCTCTCTCTGCAGCCATTGCAAATCTAACTGGCTTGCAATACTT TACTATTGGCATCAACGATTTATCAGGCGAGATACCAAAAGAAATTGGACAACTTACTGAACTGAGATCATT GTCTTTTGGGAGAAACAACTTTTCGGGTTCTCTGCCATCTGAGCTAgggaatttattcaaattacaACAGCT TTACGTATCGAGTTGTGGAGTTAGCGGTGAGATTCCACCAACTTTTGCTAATCTACAAAACTTGGAGTTTTT TTGGGCTAGAGACGTTGAACTCTCTGGCAGGATACCAGACTTCATAGGGAATTTGTCAAAGCTTACTTCCTT GAGGTTTCAAGGAAACTCTTTCGAAGGTCCTATACCATTTGCATTTTCCAATCTGACATCTATTAAAGAGCT ACACATTAGTGATTTGTCGAATGCCAATGGGAGCTCTTCTCTTGCGTTTATTGAGAATATGAAGGCTCTAAGTATCTT GGTGCTGAGGAATAACAATATTTCTGATTCAATTCCTTCCGATTTTGGATTATACCAAAGTTTGTCTCAGCT GGATTTGAGCTTCAACAATTTAACTGGACAGATACCAGACTCACTCTTTAATTTGAGTTCTCTCTCCATCTT GTTTCTTGGAAACAATAAGTTGAATGGCACCCTTCCCGAGTATAAGACAGCATCTCTTCTCAATAT TCAAATTGTTTCTCTTCATGATGTGGACTCCTATTCTAGCAAAAGCCTGAAATATAATCTACTGGGTTCAGGGGGACACATGGAGAAAATGAG AGATTTGTCGTACAATTATCTAGATGGGAGCATTCCTTCTTGggtcaaagaagaaaaattacagCT TAATTTAGTTGCCAACAACTTCAGCATAGAAAGTTTACAGAGCAG TGGTCTTCCTTCAGGGTTGGCTTGCCTTCAAAGAAACTTTCCTTGCAATCGTGGCCCTGCAATCT ATTATAATTTTGGGATTAATTGTGGAGGACCTGAGATTACGTCTTCCTCCGATGGGATTGTGTATGAGAAGGAAAATGAACCCCTTGGACCAGCTTCATATTTTGTGACAGGCACAAGCAGATGGGGAGTTAGCAATGTCGGACATTTCGCTGGCAGTACCAATCCTCAGTATACAAGTTTCTCCTTATCTCAATTCACAAATACTTTTGATTCTGTGCTATTCCAGACTGCAAGGCTCTCTGCTTCATCAATTAGATACTTTGGCTTGGGGCTTCAGAATGGTAACTACACCGTGAACCTCAAGTTTGCAGAACATGTCATTCTGGCTGCTACTACCGGGAAATTTCTTGGGAGACGTCTTTTTGATATTTATATCCAG GGCATTCTGGTATCAAAGAATTTTGATATACTAAAGGAGGCAGGTATGTCATCTTTCGGAGCTGTTCAGAAGCCATACACGGCTCATGTTTCGGAGAACTACCTTGAAATCCATCTCTTTTGGGCTGGAAAGGGGACTTGCTGTATACCTGAGCGGGGTACTTATGGACCTGCTATTGCAGCCATCAGTGCTACACCGG ATTTCATACCTACTGTCAGTAACAGCCTTCCAACTAGTAAGAAGAATAGAACTGGGCTGATTGTTGGGATTGTTGTGGTTGGTGGAGTAATTTTGGTTCTGTTGTTTGTGGCTTTTTATCTTattcaaagaagaaaaaggtcTGACCCTGATGATGACGAAG AGCTGTATGGGATAGATGTTGGACCGCTTACTTTCAGTTATCCTGAACTAAAGACAGCTACAAACGACTTTGATGAAGCTCATAAGCTTGGAGAGGGAGGATTTGGACCTGTCTATAGA GGAACACTTAGTGATGGAAGAGTAATTGCTGTGAAGCAATTGTCTGCAGCATCCCACCAAGGAAAGAACCAGTTTGTAACTGAGATTGCCACTATATCTGCTGTGCAACACAATAACCTCGTAAAGTTGTACGGATTCTGCACTGAGGGAGTTAAACGGCTCCTTGTCTATGAGTATCTGGAGAACAACAGCCTTGATCAAGCATTATTTG GAGAGAGACGTTTAAATCTTGATTGGTCAACACGTTTTAATATATGCTTGGGCATAGCTAGAGGTTTAACTTATCTTCACGAAGAATCAAGGGTTCGAATTGTACACAGAGATGTGAAGGCCAGTAATATTCTGCTTGACACTAATCTCATCCCCAAGATATCGGATTTTGGTTTGGCTAAGCTTTTTGATGAGAAAAAGACCCACATAAGTACCCGTGTTGCGGGAACAAT TGGGTATCTTGCACCGGAATATGCCATGCGTGGACACCTTACAGAGAAGACTGATGTCTTTGCCTTTGGTGTTGTGGCTCTTGAAATTGTCAGTGGTAGGCCAAATTCTGATCCGAGTTTGGGTGAAGAAATGACTTATCTTCTTGAATGG GCTTGGCAATTGCATGAAAACAGACGGGCAGTTGAACTAGTGGACTCTAGATTATCTGAATTCAATGAGGAAGAAGCACAACGAATAATCAAAATAGGACTTTTGTGCACTCAAACATCACCAATGCTGCGACCATCCATGTCCCGTGTAGTGGGAATGCTTTCAGGAGATATGGAATTGACAACAGTAACTTCAAAGCCCGGTTACTTGACAGACTGGAAATTTGATGATTTAACTACAGTCACCAGCCTAACAGAACTGGACGGTGTAAGTATTGTCACCAACGTGACTGATATGACGACTAGAGGAACTGATTTTAGCTTCAACAACTCATCAGCAACTACAAGCATAATGGGGCAATCACCTCCTAATGCCATTCATTCTATGTCTAAAAATAATGTTGATGGTCGGTGA
- the LOC133724318 gene encoding probable LRR receptor-like serine/threonine-protein kinase At1g56130 isoform X3 — protein MSGTASPSVLVLFLCISGVAQAQVSAPTPAPQPQATNATTDPSQARVLNSVFEKWNIRANPKQWNTTGDPCSGAAIDSTSHSTKFDDPAYNPFIICDCSYQSGTICHITQLKVQDLEVVGVIPDELWSLTSLTNLNLERNCLTGPLSAAIANLTGLQYFTIGINDLSGEIPKEIGQLTELRSLSFGRNNFSGSLPSELGNLFKLQQLYVSSCGVSGEIPPTFANLQNLEFFWARDVELSGRIPDFIGNLSKLTSLRFQGNSFEGPIPFAFSNLTSIKELHISDLSNANGSSSLAFIENMKALSILVLRNNNISDSIPSDFGLYQSLSQLDLSFNNLTGQIPDSLFNLSSLSILFLGNNKLNGTLPEYKTASLLNIDLSYNYLDGSIPSWVKEEKLQLNLVANNFSIESLQSSGLPSGLACLQRNFPCNRGPAIYYNFGINCGGPEITSSSDGIVYEKENEPLGPASYFVTGTSRWGVSNVGHFAGSTNPQYTSFSLSQFTNTFDSVLFQTARLSASSIRYFGLGLQNGNYTVNLKFAEHVILAATTGKFLGRRLFDIYIQGILVSKNFDILKEAGMSSFGAVQKPYTAHVSENYLEIHLFWAGKGTCCIPERGTYGPAIAAISATPDFIPTVSNSLPTSKKNRTGLIVGIVVVGGVILVLLFVAFYLIQRRKRSDPDDDEELYGIDVGPLTFSYPELKTATNDFDEAHKLGEGGFGPVYRGTLSDGRVIAVKQLSAASHQGKNQFVTEIATISAVQHNNLVKLYGFCTEGVKRLLVYEYLENNSLDQALFGERRLNLDWSTRFNICLGIARGLTYLHEESRVRIVHRDVKASNILLDTNLIPKISDFGLAKLFDEKKTHISTRVAGTIGYLAPEYAMRGHLTEKTDVFAFGVVALEIVSGRPNSDPSLGEEMTYLLEWAWQLHENRRAVELVDSRLSEFNEEEAQRIIKIGLLCTQTSPMLRPSMSRVVGMLSGDMELTTVTSKPGYLTDWKFDDLTTVTSLTELDGVSIVTNVTDMTTRGTDFSFNNSSATTSIMGQSPPNAIHSMSKNNVDGR, from the exons ATGTCAGGAACTGCTTCCCCATCAGTTTTGGTCTTATTTTTGTGCATCTCTGGTGTAGCACAAGCTCAAGTTTCTGCTCCTACTCCTGCTCCGCAACCTCAAGCCACTAATGCCACCACTGACCCATCTCAAG CAAGAGTTTTGAATTCAGTGTTTGAGAAATGGAATATTCGGGCCAATCCGAAGCAATGGAACACAACCGGAGACCCATGCAGTGGAGCTGCCATAGACTCCACCAGTCACTCCACCAAATTTGATGACCCCGCTTACAACCCCTTCATCATATGTGACTGCTCTTATCAATCCGGCACCATTTGCCACATTACACAACT GAAAGTTCAGGACCTGGAAGTTGTTGGTGTAATTCCAGACGAGTTATGGAGTTTGACTTCCCTCACCAATCT GAATTTGGAAAGGAATTGCCTGACAGGACCTCTCTCTGCAGCCATTGCAAATCTAACTGGCTTGCAATACTT TACTATTGGCATCAACGATTTATCAGGCGAGATACCAAAAGAAATTGGACAACTTACTGAACTGAGATCATT GTCTTTTGGGAGAAACAACTTTTCGGGTTCTCTGCCATCTGAGCTAgggaatttattcaaattacaACAGCT TTACGTATCGAGTTGTGGAGTTAGCGGTGAGATTCCACCAACTTTTGCTAATCTACAAAACTTGGAGTTTTT TTGGGCTAGAGACGTTGAACTCTCTGGCAGGATACCAGACTTCATAGGGAATTTGTCAAAGCTTACTTCCTT GAGGTTTCAAGGAAACTCTTTCGAAGGTCCTATACCATTTGCATTTTCCAATCTGACATCTATTAAAGAGCT ACACATTAGTGATTTGTCGAATGCCAATGGGAGCTCTTCTCTTGCGTTTATTGAGAATATGAAGGCTCTAAGTATCTT GGTGCTGAGGAATAACAATATTTCTGATTCAATTCCTTCCGATTTTGGATTATACCAAAGTTTGTCTCAGCT GGATTTGAGCTTCAACAATTTAACTGGACAGATACCAGACTCACTCTTTAATTTGAGTTCTCTCTCCATCTT GTTTCTTGGAAACAATAAGTTGAATGGCACCCTTCCCGAGTATAAGACAGCATCTCTTCTCAATAT AGATTTGTCGTACAATTATCTAGATGGGAGCATTCCTTCTTGggtcaaagaagaaaaattacagCT TAATTTAGTTGCCAACAACTTCAGCATAGAAAGTTTACAGAGCAG TGGTCTTCCTTCAGGGTTGGCTTGCCTTCAAAGAAACTTTCCTTGCAATCGTGGCCCTGCAATCT ATTATAATTTTGGGATTAATTGTGGAGGACCTGAGATTACGTCTTCCTCCGATGGGATTGTGTATGAGAAGGAAAATGAACCCCTTGGACCAGCTTCATATTTTGTGACAGGCACAAGCAGATGGGGAGTTAGCAATGTCGGACATTTCGCTGGCAGTACCAATCCTCAGTATACAAGTTTCTCCTTATCTCAATTCACAAATACTTTTGATTCTGTGCTATTCCAGACTGCAAGGCTCTCTGCTTCATCAATTAGATACTTTGGCTTGGGGCTTCAGAATGGTAACTACACCGTGAACCTCAAGTTTGCAGAACATGTCATTCTGGCTGCTACTACCGGGAAATTTCTTGGGAGACGTCTTTTTGATATTTATATCCAG GGCATTCTGGTATCAAAGAATTTTGATATACTAAAGGAGGCAGGTATGTCATCTTTCGGAGCTGTTCAGAAGCCATACACGGCTCATGTTTCGGAGAACTACCTTGAAATCCATCTCTTTTGGGCTGGAAAGGGGACTTGCTGTATACCTGAGCGGGGTACTTATGGACCTGCTATTGCAGCCATCAGTGCTACACCGG ATTTCATACCTACTGTCAGTAACAGCCTTCCAACTAGTAAGAAGAATAGAACTGGGCTGATTGTTGGGATTGTTGTGGTTGGTGGAGTAATTTTGGTTCTGTTGTTTGTGGCTTTTTATCTTattcaaagaagaaaaaggtcTGACCCTGATGATGACGAAG AGCTGTATGGGATAGATGTTGGACCGCTTACTTTCAGTTATCCTGAACTAAAGACAGCTACAAACGACTTTGATGAAGCTCATAAGCTTGGAGAGGGAGGATTTGGACCTGTCTATAGA GGAACACTTAGTGATGGAAGAGTAATTGCTGTGAAGCAATTGTCTGCAGCATCCCACCAAGGAAAGAACCAGTTTGTAACTGAGATTGCCACTATATCTGCTGTGCAACACAATAACCTCGTAAAGTTGTACGGATTCTGCACTGAGGGAGTTAAACGGCTCCTTGTCTATGAGTATCTGGAGAACAACAGCCTTGATCAAGCATTATTTG GAGAGAGACGTTTAAATCTTGATTGGTCAACACGTTTTAATATATGCTTGGGCATAGCTAGAGGTTTAACTTATCTTCACGAAGAATCAAGGGTTCGAATTGTACACAGAGATGTGAAGGCCAGTAATATTCTGCTTGACACTAATCTCATCCCCAAGATATCGGATTTTGGTTTGGCTAAGCTTTTTGATGAGAAAAAGACCCACATAAGTACCCGTGTTGCGGGAACAAT TGGGTATCTTGCACCGGAATATGCCATGCGTGGACACCTTACAGAGAAGACTGATGTCTTTGCCTTTGGTGTTGTGGCTCTTGAAATTGTCAGTGGTAGGCCAAATTCTGATCCGAGTTTGGGTGAAGAAATGACTTATCTTCTTGAATGG GCTTGGCAATTGCATGAAAACAGACGGGCAGTTGAACTAGTGGACTCTAGATTATCTGAATTCAATGAGGAAGAAGCACAACGAATAATCAAAATAGGACTTTTGTGCACTCAAACATCACCAATGCTGCGACCATCCATGTCCCGTGTAGTGGGAATGCTTTCAGGAGATATGGAATTGACAACAGTAACTTCAAAGCCCGGTTACTTGACAGACTGGAAATTTGATGATTTAACTACAGTCACCAGCCTAACAGAACTGGACGGTGTAAGTATTGTCACCAACGTGACTGATATGACGACTAGAGGAACTGATTTTAGCTTCAACAACTCATCAGCAACTACAAGCATAATGGGGCAATCACCTCCTAATGCCATTCATTCTATGTCTAAAAATAATGTTGATGGTCGGTGA